The DNA region CGCATCTGCGCACCGTCTCGGATTTCGACTATCGCACCTATTTGCCGCGGCTCTGAAATTTTCAGCGGCCGGTTTACGCGGCGGGCTCGCGGCGTTCATCGGCATTCACCTGCGCGGCGAGACCCTGTTTGACAAGAACCTTCAACTCGCCCGGATGCAGCCGGATCGAGACGTCGCGTTCGAGCGGCAGCAGCTCGCCGTCCATGACGCAATTGGCCTTGGAGCGCAACTTCGGGAAATGGAGCTGCACCTCGGCCGGGTGCATCACCATGACATCGGCGTTCTCGCGGACCTTGCCGCGCAGCATGTCGACGGCAAGGCGGGCGACACCGAGGGGTTTTAGCGGATTTGCAGTATAAAAGCCGAGTTCGCCGCTTCTCAGATTGTCGGCGTAGAGCAGCGGATTCTCGCCGAAGGGATTGTTGGAGACCGAAATCGCCGACACCCTGCGGCGTTCGCGCATGCCGGCCGCCTGGAACTCGACCTCGAATTCCGGCGGATTGAAGATGACGCCCAAGGCCGCTTTCGTGCTCGCCCGTATTTTGCCCAATCGGGAGCGATAGCTGTAGGCGTTGCGGTAGCGAACCATCCGAGCATGCAGACCGGCGGAAAACTGGTGAATGAAGGGCCGGCCGTTGGCGCTGGCAATATCGACATTATCGATCTCGCCGGAGGCAAGCACATCGAGCGCCTGCCAGATATCGAGCGGCACGCGCAGCGAGCGGGCAAAGAGGTTCATCGTGCCGGCGGGTACGACGCCGAGCGCGACGCCGTTTTTCCAGGCGATCGATGCCGCCGCCGAAATCGTTCCATCGCCGCCGCCGGCCACGATCCCGTCGATATCGTCGCGCTTGGCCGCCCGCTCCATGGCGGGAATGATCTCCTTTCCGGAGAAGACGATGGCGTCGAAATCGTGCCCGGCGTCGCGGAATGCTTCTTCCGCCCTCTTTTCGTAGGCCAGCATGTCGGTGGTCCGGAAGGTGCCACCGTCGCGATTGAAAAAGCCTACAAACTTCATAAGGGCTCCCGTCCCTGGCGCGGAAACAATACTGCCTTTGCTCCTGAGATGGTTGCGGTATCGGCGATTTCAAGCGCGGCCGCTTTTCCTAAGAAGCAGCTGAAATGCAAATATTGCAACTGACATATGCACATAGCAGGACGCTGCACTGCAGAAAACGCACTCGACGCCAGCCGATGCGTTCGGGATAGATGAGGAATATCGGAGATACGTATCTCCGCCTCCCGCCATTCGAATGATCGGCCCGCAGCCGCGCTTGCGCCAGCGGCCATCGCCAAGCCAAAACCGCATCGAGGAACTCTCGTGAGTGAGATTACCGTCAATGATTCCATCGACAGCCAGGATGAAGCGCTGCCGTCGGCAACGACCGTGGCGCTGGTGCAACTGGCGCTCGCCTGCGGCGGCTTCGGCATCGGCACCGGCGAATTCGCGATCATGGGGCTCTTGCCCAATGTCGCCGCCACCTTCTCGGTGACGACGCCGCAGGCCGGCTACGTCATCAGCGCCTATGCGCTCGGTGTCGTCGTAGGCGCGCCCGTCATCGCCGTGCTCGCGGCGAAAATGGCACGCCGCACGCTGCTGCTGACACTGATGCTGATTTTTGCCGCCGGCAATATATCAAGCGCCATGGCGCCGACCTTCGAGACTTTCACCCTGCTGCGCTTCGTCAGCGGCCTGCCGCATGGCGCCTATTTCGGCGTGGCGGCGCTTGTCGCCGCCTCGATGGTGCCGGTGCATCGGCGCGCCCGAGCGGTCGGCCGCGTCATGCTCGGCCTGACGGTTGCGACACTTCTCGGCACGCCCTTGACGACATTTTTCGGACAGTCGCTCGACTGGCAGGTGGCGTTTTTCTCCGTCGGCGTGCTCGGCCTGCTGACGGTGACGCTGATCTGGTTCTACGTGCCCAAGGACCGGGTTTCCGAAGAAGCGAGTTTCGCACGCGAACTCGGCGCCTTCCGCCGACCGCAGGTCTGGCTGACGCTCGGGATTGCTGCCGTCGGCTATGGCGGTATGTTCGCCATGTTCAGCTATATCGCCTCGACGACGACCGAAGTGGCGATGTTGCCGGAAACGGCCGTTCCGATCATGCTGGTGCTCTTCGGCGTCGGCATGAATGCCGGCAATTTCATCGGCTCGTGGCTCGCCGACAAGTCGCTGCTCGGAACGATCGGCGGCTCGCTCGTCTATAATATCGTCGTGCTGACCACCTTCTCGCTGACCGCCGCCAACCCCTATATGCTCGGCCTTTCGGTCTTCCTCGTCGGCTGCGGTTTTGCCGCCGGCCCGGCGCTGCAGACGCGGCTGATGGATGTCGCCGCCGATGCGCAGACGCTGGCCGCAGCTTCCAACCATTCCGCCTTCAACATCGCCAATGCGATCGGCGCCTGGCTCGGCGGCCTCGTCATCGCCTCGGGTTACGGCTTTGCGGCCACCGGCTATGTCGGCGCGGCACTCTCCTTCCTCGGCCTCTTCGTCTTCGCAGCCTCAGCCCGCCTGGAGAGCCGCACCCGCAGCACGCAGGCGGCGTGACCGATCTTCGCTGCAACGCGTGCAGGTGCGACATTCTGGCGTTAAGCATTTAGCCGGCTTGACTTTTTCCGCGTTCGGCACCACGTAGCATGCACGTGGACGGCACCTGTCAGCCACGGATTTCAACGGAGTCATCTTAGCGATGCCAAGCGACAGTAGCAGTCGATTGCCTTTGCCGTACGCGGCCGCCCTCGTGCGCTGACCGACTCCTGTCGGCTCGCCCGATCGGACGCTACGGCGGATCGACGGAAAGGCGAGCCTCATGAATATCAATCGCTTCCCTCTTCGGGCAGGCCATGCCGCCCGTGCCTTCATCAACAATAGCCGCGGCGCCACGATCGCCGAACGCGTCGACGCGTTGAACGCGCTTAGCATCCAGGACGCCGGACGGGTGCTGTCCGGCATGCCGCTCGACTATGCCGTCAACATCCTCGACCGGCCGGAGCTTCGCAACGCCGCACAGATCCTGGCGCTGATCAGCGCCGAGGACGCCGCACGGCTGCTGCATGGCATGTCCAACGACCGCGTCGCCGACGTGCTGCTCGAACTCGACGGCGAGACCCGCGCCCGGCTGTTCTCCAGCCTCGACGAGCCGGTGCGCGTCTCTATCCAGCATCTGATGGGCTATCCGCCGCGCACGGCCGGCAGCATCATGACGACGGAATTCGTCAGCGTGCCGGATAGCTGGACCGTTGCCCAGACGCTCGATCATGTGCGCCAGGTCGAACGTTCGCGCGAAACCGTCTACGCCATCTACGTGCTCGACGAGGTCAGCCATGCGCTGATGCACGTGGTGACGCTGCGTCGCCTGATCACCGGCGAGCCGGATGCCTCCATCCTCACTGTCGCTCAAAAAGGCGCTCCGGTTTCGGCCGATCCGCTGATGAAGCAGGAGGACGTCGCCCGGCTGATCCGCAAGCACGACCTGCTCGCCTTGCCTGTCATCGACGAACATGGGCAGGTGCTCGGCATTGTCACCGTCGACGACGTGATCGACACGATGATATCGGACACCACGGAAGCGGCCCAGAGGTTCGGCGGCATGGAGGCGCTCGGCCAGCCCTACATGAAGATCGGCTTTGCCGGCATGATCCGCAAGCGCGCAGGCTGGCTCGCCGCCCTCTTCCTCGGCGAGATGCTGACGGCGAGCGCCATGCAGCACTTCGAAGGCGAGCTGGAAAAGGCCGTCGTGCTGACCCTGTTCATCCCACTGATCATGAGCTCCGGCGGCAATTCCGGTTCGCAGGCGACCTCGCTGATCATCCGCGCCCTTGCACTCGGCGAGCTGAAGCTTTCGGACTGGTGGAAGGTGCTGTTCCGCGAATTGCCGACCGGCATCGTGCTCGGCGCGATCCTCGGCCTCGTCGGCTTCATCCGCATCGTTTTCTGGCAGTCAGCCGGGCTCTATGATTACGGCCCGCATTGGCAGATGGTCGCCATCACGGTGTTTGCCGCCCTGATCGGAATCGTCACCTTCGGCTCGATCTGCGGCTCGATGCTGCCCTTCATGCTGCAGAAGTTGCGGCTCGATCCGGCCAGCGCCTCGGCCCCCTTCGTCGCCACGCTGGTCGACGTCACCGGACTTGTCATCTACTTCTCGGTGGCGCTGCTTATCCTCAGTGGGACGCTGCTGTAGAGCAAAAAGCCCCTCATCCTAGCCCTCCCCGTTCTGACGCGGAGGGGGGACGTGCCTTGCGAGAGGCCTATGGAGGCTGAGAGGTCGCGACCTATCCCCTTCTCCCCGCGTGCGGGGGAGAAGGTGCCGGCAGGCGGATGAGGGGGCGGGCTCGAGGTCCGAGCAGAGAAAAAAGTATTGTTCGTCAACAAACTGCCAGCAAACCGAGGGAAATTATCTCACCTCTGGCAGCTTCAGCGGCCCATGCGTCTTGATGCTGCGGATGGCGAAGTTCGAGCGGATGTCGCTGACATTCGGCAAGGTCAACAGCGTGTCCGTCAGAAGTCGTTCATAGGCAGCGAGATCCTCCACCACCACTTCTGCCAGAAAGTCGGCGGTACCCGAAATCAGGAAACACGAGACGATCTCGGGGATGGCGAGCAGCGCCTTCTGCTGCGCCTCGGAATTTTCGCGGCTGTGATGCACCACCTTGAACTCGACGAAGACCGTCAGGCCGAGACCGACCTCCTTGCGGTCGATATCGGCGGTGTAGCCGCGGATGATACCGGAGCGTTCGAGATTACGAATGCGGCGCAGGCAGGGTGACGGTGAGAGATTCACCTTCTCGGCGATCTCGACATTGGTGGCGCGGGCATCCTCCTGCAGGCATTTCAGGATGGCAATATCGAATTTATCGAGATTTGGCATTTCCGCGATATCCATAGGCATAATTTGGCAGAAGATTGCGTGTACCACGATTTTCAAGCCACAGATAGCAAGGACATGCCCCAGCCTCCGGCGCTAATCTCTTCCTCAACCGGACAAGATCCGGATGGAGGAAAGGATTGGAACGATGAGCACGATCGCATTTTCAAACGACAAGTCACCTTCGCAGACGCTCGGTTATGCCGCCGGCAGCATCACCGTCTTGATCTGGGCGACCTGGTTTCTGGCGACCCGCCACAGCGCCGCGACGTCGCTCGGCTCGATCGATATCGGCCTCATCCGCTACGGCATTCCGGCGCTTGCGCTTTCGCCCGTCTGGCTTCGCATCGGTCTGCTGCCGAAGGGCGTGCCGCTCTATCTGCTGGCGGTCATGGTCGCCGGCTGCGGCGCGGTCTTCTTTCTGGTGACGACGCTTGCCATTCACTCCACACCGGCGGCCTCCTCCGGCATCCTGCTCGGCGGCTCGATGCCGCTTGCCACCGCACTGATCGGCATTGTGCTGTTTCGGGAACGGCCGGATGTCACGCGCCTCGCCGGGCTGGCCGCCATAGTCGGCGGGGTCCTGATCCTGCTTGCCCGCAGCCTTGCCGATGCCTCCCTGCCCTGGACAAGCTTTGTCATGCTGCCGGCCGGCGCCGTGCTCTGGGCAAGCTACACCCATGCCTTCCGCCGCTCGGGTCTGACGGCCATTCAGGCGAGCGCACTGATTGCCGTCTGGTCCTTCCTGATCATGGCCGTGCTCGCACTCGTCTTCGGTATCTCGCTGCCGCAGGCCCCGCTTCCGGAAATCGGCCTGCAGGTGTTGAGCCAGGGCATTCTGTCGGGCCTCGTCGCCATGGTCGCCTATGGCACGGCCGTTCGTACCCTCGGCGGAACACAGGCCGCCGCCTTCACGGCGCTGACGCCCGTTCTTGCCACGCTCGGCGGCGGCCTCCTGCTTGGCGAAGCAATTGGCGTTGCCGAAATCAGCGCCGCCGTGATCACCGGCATCGGCGTCGCACTTTCGACGGGGATTGCCGCGCGACGCTGACCGTCAGCCGCGACCGACAATACGAAGCCGCCGACAGCCATTGCTGCGGCGGCTTTTCAGTGTGTTCTCGGTCGTTCAGGCCTGGATGACGACGACCCTGGCGCCGACCTCGACGCGGCTATAGAGGTCGATCACATCGTGGTTCATCATGCGGATACAGCCGCTCGACATGGCGAGACCGATCGATTCCGGCTGATTGGTGCCGTGAATGCGGAAATGCGTGTCGTTGCCGCCGCGATAGAGATACATCGCCCGCGCGCCGAGCGGGTTGTTCGGGCCGCCCGGCATGCCGCCCGCAAGCCTGCGATAGCGTTCCTCGCGGCGCTGCATGTTTTCCGTCGGCGTCCAACTCGGCCACTCGGCCTTGCGCCCGATATAGGCGTTGCCGGCAAATGCCAGTCCCTCGCGGCCGACACCGACGCCATATCGCATCGCCCTGTTGTCACCGAGGACGTAGTAGGCGCGACGCGCCGGCGTGTCGATGACGATCGTGCCCGGCGCATGCGCGCTTTCATAGGCCACTTCCTGGCGGCGAAGTTCCGGCTTGATCTTGTCGATCGGCACCTGCCTCAGCGGAAACTTTTCATCCGGAAGCGCGGCATAATTCGTCTGGCTGTTCAAGCCGGTCGAGGAGCAGCCGGCGACGAAGAGCGGCAAAGCGATCAGAAAACCCCGGCGGGAGATCGTCATGAATGTGTCCTTAGCGCGTCAACAAGATGTCGCAAGCTAAGGAATTTATGGTTAACGAACGGCTAACAGCAGCCGCCGAAAGGCGATCACGAAGACGTCAGCGGTCGAAACAACCGCCGATGTCCGGCGCTCCACCTCACATATTCGGATAGACTGGCCCCTCGCCGCCCTGCGGCGGCACCCAGTTGATGTTCTGGTTGGGGTCCTTGATGTCGCAGGTCTTGCAGTGCACGCAGTTCTGGGCGTTGATGACGAAGGTCTTGTCGCCATCCTTCTCCACCCATTCGTAAACGCCGGCCGGACAGTAGCGGGTCGACGGGCCGGCATAGACGCCGAGTTCGGAGCTCTTCTGCAGCCCCATGTCCTTGACCTGCAGATGCACCGGCTGGTCTTCCTCGTGATTGGTGTTCGACAGGAACACCGACGACAGGCGGTCGAAGGTCAGGACGCCATCCGGCTTGGGATAGGCGATCGGCTGGTGATTGGCGGCCGGCTCCAGCGACTGCGCATCGGTCTTGCCGTGACCAAGCGTACCGAAGAAGGAAAATCCGAACAGCGTGTTGGTCCACATGTCGAGGCCGCCAAGTGCCACGCCAATCGCGGTGCCGAACTTCGACCACAGCGGCTTGACGTTGCGCACCCGCTTCAGATCCTTGCCGATGTCGCCTTTGCGCCATTCATTCTCGATCTCGACAACCTCGTCGTGGCTGCGGCCGGATGCGATCGCCGCCGCCACCCTCTCGGCCGCCAGCATGCCCGACAGCACCGCATTATGGCTGCCCTTGATGCGCGGCACGTTGACGAGGCCGGCCGAACAGCCGATCAGCGCGCCGCCGGGGAAGGAAAGCTTCGGCACCGACTGATAACCGCCCTCGGTGATCGCACGCGCCCCATAGGACAGCCGCTTGCCGCCCTCGAAGGTTCCCCGGATCGCCGGATGCGTCTTGAAGCGCTGGAACTCCTCGAAGGGATAGAGATAGGGGTTTTTGTAATTGAGGTGGACGACGAAGCCGACCGCCACCAGATTGTCTTCGAGGTGGTAGAGGAAGGAACCGCCGCCGGTCTTCATGCCGAGCGGCCAGCCGAAGGAGTGCTGCACCAGGCCCCGCCTGTGATTCTCGGGCTTCACCTGCCAGAGCTCCTTGATGCCGATGCCGAATTTCTGCGGCTCGCGATCCTTCTGCAGATCGAACCTGGCGATCAGCTGCTTGGCGAGCGAACCGCGCACGCCTTCACCGATCAGCGTATATTTGCCGCGCAGCTCCATGCCGCGGGTGTAGTTCGGGCCGGGCTCGCCGTTCTTCTCGATGCCCATGTCGCCGGTGGCGACGCCGATAACCCCACCCTTGTCGTCATAGAGCACTTCGGTTGCGGCAAAGCCCGGATAGATCTCGACGCCGAGCTCCTCCGCCTTGCCGGCCAGCCAGCGACAGACGTTGCCGAGCGACACGATGTAGTTGCCGTGATTGTTCATCAAGGGCGGCATCAACACATTCGGCAGACGGATCGAGCCGGCCGGGCCGAGCACCAGGAAGTGATCTGCCGTCACCTCGGTCCTGAAGGGATGATCGGCTTCCTCGCGCCAGCCGGGCAGCAGCCGGTCGATGCCGACCGGATCGACGACGGCGCCGGACAGGATATGGGCGCCGACCTCCGCGCCCTTTTCCAAGACCACGACCGACAGTTCCGGATCGACCTGCTTCAGCCGGATCGCCGCCGCCAGACCGGCAGGACCGGCGCCGACGATCACAACGTCGAATTCCATGCTCTCGCGTTCGGGCAGCTCAGTCGTCTCGGTCATTCATTCGTCTCCGCTCGGCCAGTGGCCATCATCCCATGGCCACTGTCTTGTCAAAACCGCGACGCATTGTCGAGCCGGGATGCGACAGCCAATCCTCAATTCGCACAAAGACATTTCTGCCGATACGAGAGTTACAATAACGCTTACGTTAACGTCAATTGCGAAACCAGCGAGACCCAACCCTCCCTTTCCTTTTTCGTCGCCCGCGCCTTATACATCCCTCGAAGACATCGGAGAAGATCATGGATCTCGGTATCAAGGGAAAACGGGCGCTCGTTCTCGCCTCCTCGCGCGGGCTTGGCCTCGGCATCGCCGCGGCACTCGCGCGCGAAGGCGCAAACGTGCTGTTGTGCGGGCGCAGTGGCGAACAGCTGGAGGCCAATTGCGCGGCGATCAACAACGAAGGCAATGGCCGGGCCGACTGGATCTGGGCTGATCTTGGCGACGAGCGCTTTGTCGAGACGGCAACGACGGCGGTGAAGGAGAAGTTCGGCGGCCTCGACATCCTCGTCAACAATACCGGCGGACCAACGCCCGGCACGACCGAAGAGATGACGGCCGAAAAGCTCGAAACCTATTTCCTCTCCATGGTCGCGCGGGTGATCACGCTCACCAACGCGCTGCTGCCTGATATGAAGGCGCAAGGCTGGGGCCGCATCCTGACGGTCGCCTCATCAGGCGTGATCGAACCGATCCCCAACCTGGCCCTGTCGAACACGCTGCGCCCGGCGCTTGCCGGCTGGAGCAAGACGCTTGCCTCCGAAGTGGCGAGCTTCGGCATCACCACCAACCTGCTTCTGCCGGGCAGCATCTTGACGAGGCGGCTCGACGATCTTGACGGCGCCGCGGCAAAGCGGACGGGCAAAAGCCTCGAGGAAATTCGCGCCGACAAGGAGGCGCGCATTCCCGTCGGCCGCTATGGCAGGGTCGAGGAATTTGCCGCAACGGCCGCCTTCCTGTGCAGCCAGCCCGCAAGCTACATTACCGGCTCGCTGATCCGCTGCGACGGCGGCGCGGCACGGTCCGTCTAGAGCCGCTCAGGCCGCACGGGCCGCCGCGGCGGCCCAGGTCGCCGCGCTCCGGATCATCTGTTCGACATTGGCCGGATCGTCGGCGAGTTCGGCGAGTTCGGAAAGCCGATGGAAGCCGGTCAGGATCGCAATACGCCGTCGGTCGAGCCTGCGTCCGGTCAGGAATTCATAGGCCGAGACGATGCGCGCGGTCAGATCGGGCGAGATGAAGTTTGAATAGATGAACTCCTGGTGCAATGGACCAAAACCTGAATCGGCGAAATCGTAAATGCCGTTGAGCCTACCCTGCCGATAGTCGAAGGCCATATTCCAGCCGTGACCGTCGAAGAAACCGTAGATGTTGCCGTAGGGATCCGGCGGCAAGGCTTCGAAATCCGAAACAACGGTCTCGGCAAAGCCTTTGATATCAGCCGGCAGCACCGGCAAAGCCTTCGTTCGAACCGCCTCTGGCGATTGCCATGGCTGGATCGCTCCGGCGCCGGCCGCCCGCACGCGATCGGCATCGAGCGCGTGCAGTTCGGCGTAGAAACGCGAGAGATCCTCCGCCAGGCGCTGGCGGTCGCCCTGCCCGAGCGCATCGTAATCTTCGGCAATGAGATGTTGCCCCTCGAGCTTGGCATGGCTGGAGAAGATCGGCGGCCCGTCGTGAATGCGCATGTCGGGCACCGCCATTGACAGCGACGGTCGAACGATATCGAGCAAGGCGGCTTCCTTCACGAGCGCTCTTTCGGCGCCGATATGGCGGGGAAACTTGAAAATCAGCGTGTCGTCGACGTCGACCGCCATCGAATCCCAGCCCTTTGCCGCGAGCTTGAAAACGGAGCCCGTCAGTTCAGGAAACACGCTTGTGATGAGGGTGCGAAATTCGCTGACGTTCAACTCTGTCATGACGACCTGCCTTTTCTGTTTCCCTGTTCCTTGGGTGCAGGCGAGCAGCATCGGCCCGTCGGGAACTGTCGGCGTGCAGCCGCCGAAGCCGCGCCAAGTGGCACCCGGACTATATTAGTACAATTTGAATATTACGGAACATTCATTACAAAAATTTAAGCCGTTATAACCACTTAGTGATCGCGACACGGGAATTATGTCCTTTTTGCGCCGCAATATAAGCTGCTCAATCAAGCATAAATTCGCACCCTTGCTCGAACCCCGGTCTCGCCCATGAAGAAATTTTGGATCACCGTCAGTTTTGTCGCAATCGCCGCGGTCGGCGTTTGGCAATTCGGGAATCTGGTCCCCTATGCCGCGCACATTCCCTACCTCTCGCAGCTCATCAAGCAGCCGGCCGGCGGCAATGGCGGCAGGCAGGCACAGGGCGATCAGACGCAGACCAATCAGGCGCCGACCGACCAGGCCGAGAATGGCGGGCAACACCAGGGTGGCGGGCGCAGACGCGGCGGCGGTCCGACCGTCGTCAAAACAGTCGCTGCGGTGAAAACGACGCTGCCGACGGATGTCACCGCGTCCGGCTGGGCCGATGCCGACGACAATACGACCATGGCCGCACAGGAACAGGGCCTGATCGTCAGCATCAATGCGCAGGATGGAGCCACCGTCAAAGCCGGCGATCTGATCGCCAAGCTCGACGACCGGACGGCGAAGGCGGCGGTCGACAAGGACAATGCGATGATCGTCCGGGATACGGCAACGCTTTCGGAAGCGGAGACGGCCCTGGTTCGCGCACAGGACCTGTTCGACCAGAAGGCCGGCACCCAGCAGAGCCTCGACCAGGCAAGAGCTGCCCGCGACACCGCCACGGCCACAGTCGAGGCTGACAAGGCCACCCTCGCCTCGGATCAAATCATCCTCGAGAATACGGATATCCGGGCGCCCTTCGACGGCCGGCTCGGCGATATTGCCGTCAGCAAGGGCGCCTTCCTCAATGCCGGCTCGGCAATCGTCACCATCGCGAAATACGACCCGATCTATGTGAAATTCCACCTGCAGGAGCGCTATTTGCGCGCCCTGAAGAAGGCGCTGGCAGTCGGTCCGGTTGAAGTCAGCACGGTTCCCGCCTCCGCCAAGGGGCAAGTCCGCAAGGGCGAAATCAGCTTCTACGACAACACGGTCGATACCGCCTCCGGCACGATCTTGGCCAAGGCACAGTTCGAGAATGCCTCCGGTGCGCTCTGGCCCGGCCAATCGGTCAACATCGTCGTGCACTTCAACAACGACGAACAGCAGGTTGTGGTGCCGACGGTTGCCGTCAGTCCCGGCCCCGACGGGTTCTTCGCCTTTGTCACCAAAGACGGCAAATCACATCTGACACCGGTCACCGTCGCCCGCGCCAATGGCGGCTTCACTGCCATCGAATCCGGGCTTCAGGCAGGCGACCATGTCGTGGTCGAAGGCCAGGGTCAGCTCAGCGACCAGCAGACGATCAACGAGCAGTTCGACGACAAGACGCTTGACGTCGCGTCTGCCGAAGCGACTCGGCAACCGCAGCAGTCCGAGACGATCGCGGTGGGAGCGCAGCAATGATCCCGAATTTCTGTATCCAGCGCCCCGTCGCGACGACGCTGCTTGCCATCGGCGTCATTCTGGCCGGTCTTGCCGGCTACCGGCTCGTGCCGGTTGCAGCCCTGCCGCAGGTCGATTTTCCGACGATCAACGTGTCGGCGCAGCTGAGCGGCGCCTCGCCGCAGACGATGGCGACCTCCGTTGCCACGCCGCTGATCAAGCAGTTCGAGACCATTCCCGGGATCAGCGAAATCAGCGCCTCGAGCTCGCTCGGCAGCACCAGCATCGTGCTGCAGTTCGATCTCAACCGCGATATCGATGCGGCCGCTGCCGACGTGCAGGCGGCGATCTCACACGCGACCCGGCAGCTGCCCGACAACCTGACGACACCACCGAGCTATCGCAAGACCAACCCCGCCGATGCGCCTGTGATGCTGCTTTCCGTGCAGAGCAACACCATGCCCCGCAGCAAGCTCGACGAGATCGCCGAGGACATCATCTCGCCATCGCTTTCGACGCTGCCCGGCGTTGCCCAGGTGAGCGTCTATGGGGCGCAGACCTACGCCGTGCGCGTCGAAGTCGACCCCAACAAGCTGCTCACCCGCGGCATCGGCATCGATACCGTCAACAAGGCGCTTGCTGCCGCCAACAGCCAGCAGCCTGTCGGCACGCTGCAGAATAATTCGCAGAGCATGACCATCACCGCGAACACGCAGCGCACCAATGCCGAACAATTCCGATCGCTCGTCATTGCCAATCCGAACGGTGCGCCGATCCATCTCGGCGACGTCGCCGATGTGCAGGATGGGGTCGAGAACCAGTATACCGGCAGCTGGTATGATGGCCAGCGCGGCATC from Rhizobium sp. NLR16a includes:
- a CDS encoding diacylglycerol kinase family protein encodes the protein MKFVGFFNRDGGTFRTTDMLAYEKRAEEAFRDAGHDFDAIVFSGKEIIPAMERAAKRDDIDGIVAGGGDGTISAAASIAWKNGVALGVVPAGTMNLFARSLRVPLDIWQALDVLASGEIDNVDIASANGRPFIHQFSAGLHARMVRYRNAYSYRSRLGKIRASTKAALGVIFNPPEFEVEFQAAGMRERRRVSAISVSNNPFGENPLLYADNLRSGELGFYTANPLKPLGVARLAVDMLRGKVRENADVMVMHPAEVQLHFPKLRSKANCVMDGELLPLERDVSIRLHPGELKVLVKQGLAAQVNADERREPAA
- a CDS encoding MFS transporter, which translates into the protein MSEITVNDSIDSQDEALPSATTVALVQLALACGGFGIGTGEFAIMGLLPNVAATFSVTTPQAGYVISAYALGVVVGAPVIAVLAAKMARRTLLLTLMLIFAAGNISSAMAPTFETFTLLRFVSGLPHGAYFGVAALVAASMVPVHRRARAVGRVMLGLTVATLLGTPLTTFFGQSLDWQVAFFSVGVLGLLTVTLIWFYVPKDRVSEEASFARELGAFRRPQVWLTLGIAAVGYGGMFAMFSYIASTTTEVAMLPETAVPIMLVLFGVGMNAGNFIGSWLADKSLLGTIGGSLVYNIVVLTTFSLTAANPYMLGLSVFLVGCGFAAGPALQTRLMDVAADAQTLAAASNHSAFNIANAIGAWLGGLVIASGYGFAATGYVGAALSFLGLFVFAASARLESRTRSTQAA
- the mgtE gene encoding magnesium transporter yields the protein MNINRFPLRAGHAARAFINNSRGATIAERVDALNALSIQDAGRVLSGMPLDYAVNILDRPELRNAAQILALISAEDAARLLHGMSNDRVADVLLELDGETRARLFSSLDEPVRVSIQHLMGYPPRTAGSIMTTEFVSVPDSWTVAQTLDHVRQVERSRETVYAIYVLDEVSHALMHVVTLRRLITGEPDASILTVAQKGAPVSADPLMKQEDVARLIRKHDLLALPVIDEHGQVLGIVTVDDVIDTMISDTTEAAQRFGGMEALGQPYMKIGFAGMIRKRAGWLAALFLGEMLTASAMQHFEGELEKAVVLTLFIPLIMSSGGNSGSQATSLIIRALALGELKLSDWWKVLFRELPTGIVLGAILGLVGFIRIVFWQSAGLYDYGPHWQMVAITVFAALIGIVTFGSICGSMLPFMLQKLRLDPASASAPFVATLVDVTGLVIYFSVALLILSGTLL
- a CDS encoding Lrp/AsnC family transcriptional regulator — translated: MPNLDKFDIAILKCLQEDARATNVEIAEKVNLSPSPCLRRIRNLERSGIIRGYTADIDRKEVGLGLTVFVEFKVVHHSRENSEAQQKALLAIPEIVSCFLISGTADFLAEVVVEDLAAYERLLTDTLLTLPNVSDIRSNFAIRSIKTHGPLKLPEVR
- a CDS encoding DMT family transporter, whose translation is MSTIAFSNDKSPSQTLGYAAGSITVLIWATWFLATRHSAATSLGSIDIGLIRYGIPALALSPVWLRIGLLPKGVPLYLLAVMVAGCGAVFFLVTTLAIHSTPAASSGILLGGSMPLATALIGIVLFRERPDVTRLAGLAAIVGGVLILLARSLADASLPWTSFVMLPAGAVLWASYTHAFRRSGLTAIQASALIAVWSFLIMAVLALVFGISLPQAPLPEIGLQVLSQGILSGLVAMVAYGTAVRTLGGTQAAAFTALTPVLATLGGGLLLGEAIGVAEISAAVITGIGVALSTGIAARR
- a CDS encoding L,D-transpeptidase, with product MTISRRGFLIALPLFVAGCSSTGLNSQTNYAALPDEKFPLRQVPIDKIKPELRRQEVAYESAHAPGTIVIDTPARRAYYVLGDNRAMRYGVGVGREGLAFAGNAYIGRKAEWPSWTPTENMQRREERYRRLAGGMPGGPNNPLGARAMYLYRGGNDTHFRIHGTNQPESIGLAMSSGCIRMMNHDVIDLYSRVEVGARVVVIQA
- a CDS encoding electron transfer flavoprotein-ubiquinone oxidoreductase; translation: MTETTELPERESMEFDVVIVGAGPAGLAAAIRLKQVDPELSVVVLEKGAEVGAHILSGAVVDPVGIDRLLPGWREEADHPFRTEVTADHFLVLGPAGSIRLPNVLMPPLMNNHGNYIVSLGNVCRWLAGKAEELGVEIYPGFAATEVLYDDKGGVIGVATGDMGIEKNGEPGPNYTRGMELRGKYTLIGEGVRGSLAKQLIARFDLQKDREPQKFGIGIKELWQVKPENHRRGLVQHSFGWPLGMKTGGGSFLYHLEDNLVAVGFVVHLNYKNPYLYPFEEFQRFKTHPAIRGTFEGGKRLSYGARAITEGGYQSVPKLSFPGGALIGCSAGLVNVPRIKGSHNAVLSGMLAAERVAAAIASGRSHDEVVEIENEWRKGDIGKDLKRVRNVKPLWSKFGTAIGVALGGLDMWTNTLFGFSFFGTLGHGKTDAQSLEPAANHQPIAYPKPDGVLTFDRLSSVFLSNTNHEEDQPVHLQVKDMGLQKSSELGVYAGPSTRYCPAGVYEWVEKDGDKTFVINAQNCVHCKTCDIKDPNQNINWVPPQGGEGPVYPNM
- a CDS encoding SDR family oxidoreductase, whose protein sequence is MDLGIKGKRALVLASSRGLGLGIAAALAREGANVLLCGRSGEQLEANCAAINNEGNGRADWIWADLGDERFVETATTAVKEKFGGLDILVNNTGGPTPGTTEEMTAEKLETYFLSMVARVITLTNALLPDMKAQGWGRILTVASSGVIEPIPNLALSNTLRPALAGWSKTLASEVASFGITTNLLLPGSILTRRLDDLDGAAAKRTGKSLEEIRADKEARIPVGRYGRVEEFAATAAFLCSQPASYITGSLIRCDGGAARSV